The genomic region GGAAAAAGACCTTCACTCATCAGTGAAAACGCCATCAAGAAACTCCTCAAGCTCTCTCCTTCCCCTCTCTACACACCACAAATAATTAATAATATTACCGCGGGAAACTTTGATCAAGATTTTAAAAACCTCAATCAAGCGGACTTAATCATTGAAGCGGTGATCGAAGATTTAAGTATCAAACAAAACCTCTGGGATCAAATCTGTAAACACGCTCGCAAAGACGCTATCTTAGCAACCAATACCAGTGGCTTACCCCTAAAAAATATTGCCAAACACTTTTCATCCAAATCACTCAAACAGTTTTTCGGGGTTCATTTTTTCAATCCGCCCCGTTACCAAAAATTGCTTGAGCTTATCCCCGGCCCCAAGACTAAGCCGGGCCTACTAGAAGAATTTGCGGAATTCGCCAGGCTGCATCTGGGCAAAGGCATTGTCGTTGCCAAAGATACTCCCAATTTCATTGGTAACCGCATCGGTTGTTACGCCATGCAGAAATCCATGATGCCGCTCTTTGAAGATGGTTTCACTATTGAAGAAATAGATATTCTTACCGGACCACTCATGGGTCGTCCCAAGTCAGCGACTTTTCGAACCCTTGATCTCATTGGTGTCGACACCATTCTTTATGTCACTGCTAATCTTCATGCCGCCATTAAAAATGATGAATGCCGCAATGAGTTCATTATGCCCACCCCTGTCAAAAAAATGGTCAAACAGGGCCAGCTTGGCGCCAAAAGTAAAAAGGGCTTTTTCTCAAAAATTGATGGCGAAATTCGCTCCATAAGTTTCGATGACTTCGAGTATCATAGCCCTAAAGCAATCAATTTAGAAAATGTCGCCAAATACAAAAAAATACCTGACCTCGTCAAACGCCTTGGCGCCCTCTACGATGATCCAGGTCGCATCGGCGATTTTTATCGAAAATTCCTGCTCTCCTTACTTTCTTATTCGGCCCGACGCATCCCCGAAATCTGCCATAATCATCAAGATATTGATAAGGCTATGAAATGGGGTTGGGCTTGGCAAATGGGGCCCTTCGAAATTTGGCAGGCGATTGGCTTCCAAAAAATATTAACTGACTTAAAGGCTTTATCCTACCCCATACCCGAATGGATAAGTAGAGTTGATCCGAAAGTGGGCTTCACTCAATCCAAACCACCTTTTATCGATCAATTCACCATCAAGCAAAAACGCATGCGTCTCATCATAGATTACAAAGATGCGCGCTTACTTAATTGGAAGCAAGGAATATGTGTTTTTGAATTCACTGGCAAAGCCAATACCATCAGCTCAAACGTTCTCGATGGTATCATTGATGCCGTTGGCTATGTAGAACAAAATGACGATTTCAAAGGTATCCTTATTGCCAATGACTCCTCCATGTTCTCTGCAGGTGCCAATCTCGCAGAAATGGCCGGACACGTCCAAAATCGCGACTTTGCCCCCATCAATGATGTCGTTAATAAATTTCAGCAAATGAGCCAAGTAATTCACTACTCGAAAAAACCCGTCATCCCCGTAGTGCAAGGACGTGCACTCGGCGGTGCCTGCGAAGTTGTCATGGCTGCCCCTCATGCAGTTGTCGCCCAAGAATCTTATATGGGCTTAGTCGAACTCGGTGTGGGTCTAATCCCTGCTGGTGGCGGTACCATGCGCATGGCCAAACTCGCAGCGACTATGGCTGCCGAACAAAAGGCCTTCCTAGTGGAACCTCTGCTCAGGCAAAATTGGTTAACGATTGCCATGGCAAAAGTCAGTGCTTCTGCCCTCGACGCTCAGCAAAAACATTACCTTAGCCCCAATGCCACCCTAGTGACAAATCCCGAGCGTCGCCTCCACGTAGCGGCCCAAGTCCTGCTTCAGCTCAGTGAACTGCCCTACCGCGCTCCACAAGCCTCTAAATTCCTCGCACTCGGCGCAAATGCTGCCAGCACTTTCAAAGCGGGTGCCTACAACATGCTTCAGAGTCACTTCATAAGTGAGTACGACTATTTCTTAGCCTGTAAACTTGCCCACGTAATTTGTGGCGGAGAACTCACCAGAGCGACCATGGTCGATGAACAATATATCCTCGACTTAGAGCGCGAAACTTTCCTTTCCTTATTGGGAGAAAAGAAAAGTCTCGCTCGAATCGAGAGCATCTTAAAATACAATCGCCCACTAAGAAACTAAGGAGCCACAAATGAATAATGTCTACATCGTCAGCTCAGTTAGAACTCCTGTGGGTAAAGCCAATCGCGGCAGCCTTGCCCACGTCGCTCCACTCGATTACACCACGGCAGTATTTAAAGGTGCCGTGGATCGAGTCAAAAATCTCAAGCTAGAGGATATCGAAGACCTCATGATTGGTTGCGCCACACCCGAAGCCGAACAAGGCATGAATATGGCCATGCAGGTCGGTCAGGCTGCTGGTCTTGGTGATCATATCACTGGCGTCACCATCAATCGTTTTTGCGCCTCAGGTCTGCAAGCGATTGCCATGGCCCATCAATCCATTGCCTGTGGTCACGCCCAAGTCCTTGCTGCGGGTGGTTGCGAATCCATGAGCCTGCTCACCCTCGGAGGAAACAACTTTGTTGCCAACCCTGCACTTAACAAAATCTTTCCTAATGCCTACCTCAATATGGGCAATACCGCAGAAGCAGTGGCAAAGAAATATAAAGTCTCCCGTGCGAGTCAAGATAAATTCTCTTTAGCCTCACACGATAAAGCTTTGCGCGCCATTGATCAGGGCCTCTTTAATAATGAGATTATACCTCTCGATATCGACCTCAATTACTATCATGAGGGACAATTAAAAAATCGCAAATTTCGCTTCAGTACTGACGAGGGCCCCAGAGCGGGTTCCACCCTCGAGAGCCTTGGTAAACTTCCACCCGTCTTTAGTGTCGGAGGCTCGGTAACCGCGGCTAGCTCATCACAAATGTCCGATGGCGCCGCCTGCTCCATTTTAGTCAATGAACAATTTGTCGAAGAACGCAATCTCGTTCCTCAAGCAAGACTCGTCGGCTTTGCCGTTGCCCCCGTCCCCGCTCACCTCATGGGCATGGGGCCCGTCGCAGCCATTCCCAAAGTACTCAAACAAACCGGACTCGAACTCAAAGATATTGGCCTCATCGAATTGAACGAGGCTTTTGCCTCACAATCGATTGCGGTAATTAATGAGCTCGGCTTAGATCCCAAAATCATTAACGTCAATGGCGGCGCTATTGCCCTAGGTCACCCACTTGGTTGTACTGGTGCTAAACTCACTGCCACCCTGCTCCATGAAATGGAAAGGCGTTCACTGCGCTATGGCATGGTTACCATGTGTGTTGGCGGCGGTATGGGTGCAGCCGGGATTTTCGAAAATCTAAAAATATAAGAAGGATGATAACTACATAACACATTTTATTAACGAACGGAGAACAATATGAACTACTTAGCCAATACCTCACTTTATATATCCATACCCTTATTTGTTTTAATTCTTACGGTATTGGCTTATAGGAATTTTCCCGGTTTTTTCTGGGTCATTGCCATAGCTCTATTTGTAGCGGGCTACACCACTTCCCCTCTTCCGCTCATTATTGTGCTTGCGATTTCCGCAATCTTTATTATCCCCCCCATCAGAACCATGCTTTTATCCAAACCGATCATGGCTTTTTTGGGAAAGATTGGCTTGCTACCCGCTATTTCTCAAACCGAACGCGAAGCCATTGATGCCGGCACTGTTTGGGTAGAGAAAGAATTCTTCTCTGGCAAACCCGATTTTAAACGGATTTTTGCTCAGTCTTATCCCTCACTTAATGCCGAAGAACAAGCCTTTTTAGATGGCCCCACGGAGGAACTCTGTAAGATGGTCAGTGACTATGATATTGCCTGCCGTGGTGACCTCACCCCCGAAACTTGGGCATTCATTAAAAAAGCCGGCTTCCTCTCAATGATTATCCCCAAGGAATATGGCGGCCTCGCCTTCTCTGCCCTCGCGGTTAGCTCGGTTTGCTCAAAACTCGCTTCTCACTCGAGCCCACTCAGTATCACCGTCATGGTCCCCAACTCACTCGGCCCAGGTGAATTGCTCTCCCACTATGGTACACAAGCTCAAAAAGATCATTACTTGCCACGCTTGGCCGATGGCCGCGAAATCCCCTGCTTTGGTCTCACCGAACCCATGGCAGGCTCAGATGCGGGCTCGATCTCATCCGAGGCCGAGATCTTTAAAAAAGAAGATGGCGAACTTTACTTGCGCTTTAATTTCAAAAAACGTTACATCACCCTTGCAGCCGTTTCCACTGTCATTGGCCTCGCCTTTAAATTGCGTGATCCGCAAAACTTTCTTGGCAAAGGAACTGAACTCGGTATTACTTGTGCACTCATCCCCAGTGATGCCCCCGGTATCCGCTTAGGTCGACGTCACGATCCCTTGGGAGCCTCTTTTTTCAATTGCCCCATCAATGGCGAAAACGTCGAACTCCCACTCGAAAAACATATCATTGGTGGCTTAGATGGCGTCGGTATTGGTTGGAGAATGCTCATGAATTGCCTCTCTGCTGGCCGCGCCGTTACCCTACCTGCCACTTCCACTGGCACGAGTAAAATGTGCAACCGTGCCGTCGGTGCCTATGCCAAAGTCCGCAAGCAATTCGGCATGTCTATTGGTCAATTCGAAGGCATCCAAGAAGCCATGTGCGAAGTCGGTGCTTATAACTACATGCTCGAAGCTGCACGAATCTATACTTGTGGTGGCGTTGATAGCGGCGAAAAACCCTCCGTGGTTTCAGCCCTAGCTAAATATCATTTTACCGAGACTGTGAGGAAATCTATTAATCACGCCATGGATATTAGTGGTGGCTCAGGCATTTCCCGCGGGCCTAAAAATATATTTGCGAATGCCTATACCTCCACCCCCATTGCCATCACTGTGGAAGGCGCCAATATCCTCACCCGTACCATGATTATTTTTGGTCAAGGACTCATTCGTTGTCACCCAACCGCCATGGACGAAGTTAATGCCATCGAGAATAACGATGCCAAAGCCTTCGATAAAGCCCTCTGGACTCATATCTCCTTTGTCGTTTCCAATCTCACTCGTGCCAAGCTGCTTACCCTCACTCGCGGTTGGCTCAGCCCCGTCCCTTCCGGTCCCTTTAGCAAATACTTACGTCGCATTAACTGGGCTTCCGCACTCTTTGCCACCTTCGCTGATATGGCCATGGGCTCCTATGGCGGTGGACTCAAACGTGCCGAGCGCATCACTGGTCGCTTTGGGGATATGCTTTCTTGGATGTACTTCGCTTGTACCATCATCAGACGCTATGAACATGAGGGCCAAAAGAAAGAAGACCTCGCCCATGCCACTTGGGCACTGGATTACTGTATGGAAAATATGTCCACTGCTTTTGATGGCATCCTCCAGAATATCCAAGTACCCCTACTCAGCCCCATCCTTAGAGTTGTGCTCCGCCCCTTCTTTCGTCTCAATTGCTTTGGCTCCGGTCCCGATGATAAGACCGGTAGAAAAATTGCCTTGGCAATGATGACCCCTGGTGAGCAACGCGATCGCTTCTCTTATGGCATGTATATCCCTTCATTCGAACGACCCGGCTTGGGGCAACTCGAAGATGCCTTTGTCGATTTAAGCAAAGCCGATGTGCTCTTGGCCAAAATTAAAAAATCTGGCGTCAAAGCCAAGCACCCAACACAAATGATCAAAGAGGGACTCGAAAATACCTCCATCAACGAAAAAGACGCGAGCTTCCTGACCCACACCATACATAAATGTGAAGACGCCATCCAAGTCGATGAATTTAATGTCGATGATTATGCCGCCACCCGTTCACCCTCCGCACTCACTTAGATTAGACCGCTACGCTAGAAGAAGCTAGATCGTTCATTTCATTCACTGCAGATCGGCTCAAAGAGCCTGCGGTAGGCAGTTAAAACTTGAATCCTAAACTTGCGTAGCGAGTGCAAGCTAAGCTTGGAACGAGCTCAAGCTAAGCCGCAGGCGCTCACCCTTCTCATAGCTCACTTGTGAGCGGTCTTTCAGGCCGAAGGCCGATCTTGCTTCTTATAGCGCAGCGATCTAAAAACTAGCACGCTAGTTTTTTTCGCTATTTGTCGCTCAACTCAGCTTGAAAGCCCCATAAAAATCGCTAATGTCCTCACTTCAGTTCACTTGCCGAAGTGGCGGAATTGGCAGACGCAGGGGATTCAAAATCCCCCGCCTTCGGGCGTGTGGGTTCAAGTCCCACCTTCGGTACTATCAAGCACTTACGTTAATTCGTAAGTGCTTTTTTTTTGTACCCTGAAACCTCTTTTTGTAGCACTATCCGCCCGTGTGGCAGCACTATCCGCCCGTGTGGCATCACTATCCGCCCGTGTGGCAGCACTATCCGCCCGTGTGGCAGCACTATCCGCCCGTGTGGCATCACTATCCGCCCGTGTGGCAGCACCTCCCCGCTGGAGTGAGGCGACCCTCTCCCATTAGTTCTTACACCACCTAGCCCATTAATGAACGTTTATATAATTCTGCACAGGCACGTGCATCTGATAAGGCATCATGATGCTTGAGAGGAATACCGAAGTGATCACAAAGGATATTAAGCTTTGCGGGTTTGAAGCCTTGAGCTTTATAAAGTTTTACGGTGCATACCCAACGCTCAGCCACACCCAAGTCGGCATAATCCAAATCGTAATACTCCATTGATCGAGTCATCACACTACGATCAAATGATTCATTATGTGCGACCACTAATTTACCAGTGAGGCGTTTTCTGATTTCGGGATATAGATCTTCAAAATCAGCTTTGTACATTGTATGATGTGGTTCAATTCCATGAACATCTATGTTGCGCCAACTATATTCATTATTAGGTGGCTGAATCAGCTCGCTATACTCATCTACGATAACGCCCTTCTCTACTGTAATAATTGCCACAGCACAAGCACTATTTCGCTTTGCCGTGGCAGTTTCAAAATCTATTGCTACAAAGTCCATTCATTAACCTTACGTATCTTTTTCTCACTCATTTCATTTACCCCGATTTCCTGCTATACATTTTAGAGCTGAAAAATCTTGATATCTCTAGCTCTATCATTATTAGAGATCATAAATATACTATTTTTTGTTAGTGTAAATTAGGTCTCTATTCTTTTTTATAAAGGGGGTATAAATAAAAATATTACAAATGTTTTTTCTGCGTCTCAAATGAGCTAATCCTTCAGGATTGAACTTATATCCCACCGCGATAAGCCCTGAGAGATTATAATGATTTGTATTATAAATTTCACCCTTACTGGTACTTGTTCGGTATTTCCGAACAACTGAATCTTCATCCAATTCACTATCAGAAAAAACTTTCTTTAAGTGATAGTTAATGGTATGAGTTTTAACGTCATAAAGTACGCTCAATTTACCCATCTGTGGCGGCTATTCGAAATTTTCGAATAACTGAAGATACCTGTAACTCATCATAACTAAATTGAACATTGAAAATTATTATTAGGGCATTTCAGACGATTTCACCCTACTATGAAACTTTCATCAACTATACTTATCGATCGTCCTCTTGACCATAAGCTACTTCGCATCAACAAGAGCACCTCAAGTCCTGTCTTGATCTCGCGATCGCCTTGGCTACCAAGCTCCATTAAATCTCTCATGTAAACCCGAAATATTTTAGTGTCACTTAAATAACTTAAACCAAAGTCCCTAAGAGCCTTTATAATGCCCAGCTTCAACTTTTCTTTACGCTTGGTGGAATGACAGATATCTGCCCAAGAACTAAACTCATAGTCTGTAACATTAGTAACCATTTGTGCTCGCAAAGGATTCAGCTCGATATATTGCAAACAACGGATAAGAGCCTTGGTGTTTTTGATCTGTATAGCTTTGTAACAATGATTGAATAACTGCCCTCTTCTACACTTCTCAAATTGTTGATTATACCAGACTGTAAAGCGCTTCTGTAGATTCCCCATAAAATCGCCCAAGTCATTCAAACGCTTAGCAAATTTGCGCACCTCGCAAGTTCTAGCATCAGGTACTTCTTCTAATGATTTATACTTTTTATAGAGATAGGCTGCTTGTATCAAACTAAGCTTTGATTCTCGATCTCTGCGAATGATGAAATGAGCATGGGTACTCATGATGCAGTAATTAATGAGCTCCAATTCATAAATACTTTCCAGCCAAAAAACTAGCTTACGCAAATGAGTCTTATGCTCACGATTAAAGGCATAAGCCGAATTACCTAAGGTATTGTCAGGTACCTTTATAATCACATGATAGAAAGTTACATCACTTTCCATATCATAGCTGCGTTTCATATTCATCTCCTTTCATTTCGGAGATAATTAACATGCTAATTTTTAATAGTGCAAATTTATACGCTAAATTCAGCTCTATTCTATTTATGTAAAATACTAAACACAAAGGAGATAAAAATATTTTCAGCGCGTCTCAGACGAGTTCACCTTCAGACGAGTTCACCTCTATCGATTTAGCCGATATTGCGCTTATTGATGAATATAAAGAGTTATTTGATTAAAGCTCCTCTCATGGCGAGCTTAAAGATCGTTTACCTTGCCCAAAGGACAACCAATAACTAGAGATATTAATGTGACTCATCCAGAAAAATGGATATCAGATGAAATAGGTAGATACGCAAATAAAGAACTGCTGGGACAATTTGGTATGAAAGTTAGAAACCTGAGGAATACAATGGGCTCACTTATGCTGCGCTCAGGTTATTCACTTGAACAGCTTGCCGCGGTACTGGGTAATAGCCCAGAAGTTGTAAGGTCTAATTATGCAAGGTTGGTGTCTGATGAGGTCATTGTTAACTTGAAAGAAATTAAGAAAAATTGAACGACTGACAATCACTATGGAAGCCAGTCCTTGGTTAAACATTAGTTGGTATGACTTAGACTTTAATTGTAGGTACTGTTGACCCTGAATTTCGATAAAAACACCGACCACTATAGGCCATAACACCGACCAGTTTGTGCTTAGATCGAAGATTCAAAATCCCCCGGCTTCGGGCGTGTGGGTTCAAGTCCCACCTTCAGTACTCAAGCACTTACAGAAATGTAAGTGCTTTTTTTCTGCCCCCATCAGCTAAGCGTCAGCGCAAGCTAAGCTCGGAACGAGCGCAACCTAAGCTCGGAACGAGCGCAACCTAAGCTCGGAACGAGCGCAACCTAAGCTCGGAACGAGCGCAACCTAAGCTCGGAACGAGCGCAACCTAAGCTCGGAACGAGCGCAAGCTAAGCGTCAGCGCAACCTAAGCTCGGAACGAGCGTAACCTCAGCTATAAGCTAGCAATATAAAAATATTTCTAGCGCGTCACATATGAGCTCTCCTAATGATGTGTGCGAAATTAGTAAATTTAATTTTTGTACACATCTTTAAAAGGAAAAAACATGCGCATGAGAAAGTTTTAAATCATTTATTTTTAATTGTTTATAACTTTTATACCATAAAGTGTTTAATTTGTGCTCAAGCATCAATTACAATAAAAATGTAAAGTGAGTAAATAATGAAAATGAATAACAGAGTTTTATCTCTAGATATTCTCAGAGGTATTTGTATTATGATTGTATTAATACATCATGTGAGTATTGATAGTATTCCTAATATGCCTGAGCTTTCAGGGCTGACAGGTTTTATCTTTTGGAAAATAAGAGGACTTGGTTGGTCTGGGGTTGATTTATTTTTTGTCTTGAGTGGTTTTTTAATTGGAGGCCTTCTTTTATCTGAACTTGAGCAATTTAAAAAAATTAATATCAAACGCTTTTTATTAAGAAGAGGTTTGAAAATTTGGCCTTCGTATTATTTACTAATTGTTGTTTTGGCACTGTTTGGTGCAACTAATTGGATTAGAGAGGGAGATTTTAGTGATCAATTGACTCAGGTGATCGTTCATGTTTTGTATTTGCAGAATTATTTTGATATAGGTACTAATGGACCTACTTGGTCATTGACAATTGAAGAACATTTTTACACCATTTTACCCTTCTTGATTTTAGCCATATACAATTTTTCTGGCAAGGTTAATAAAAACCTTAAATCCCTGCCTATCGTTATGAGCATTATCATTATTTTGATTATTGTAAATAGATTCATACATAGCTATAACGTAGATGATTTAAAGAACCATTTTATGCTATCTCACTTTCGTTTTGATAGTTTATTAGCAGGGGTCGTTATACAGTACTTTTATCGCAATAATAAAGAAAAAATGAAAGCTTTATTGGCTAAGCACCAACTCACTATATTTAGCTTGGCTTTTTTATGTGTGATTCCGTCGATGTTCTGGGGTAGAAATACCCCCTTTATGTTTACCTTAGGTTTTGCACTTCTAACCTTGGGCTACGGATTAATATTATCTCGAGTTATTTGTCATGGTTTTGGTTCTTTTGAATCTACTTATGCAGCAAAAGCTTTAGCTCATATAGGATGTTGGTCTTATAATATCTATCTATGGCATTTCTTTTTACCAAAACTTTTTAAACCTTTTTATGAGCCGATACAAATAGCTATTTCAAATATTAATACACTTCCTGAAATTGTTCTTTTAATCCAGGCGACCTTCTATATAGGACTTTCGATTTTAGTAGGTTACTTAGCTACAGTGATTATTGAAAAACCTTTTCTTAAACTTAGATCAAAATATGTTCCACAAGGCTTTAAGCCCAATGTAATATGAACTTTTTAATTCTAGGAATTGGCCGTGATTAGACTACTTCGCGAAAAGGCTGCGCCGATGAACAAATAAAGACAATTAGAAGAGTTCTATTATCAGTTGCCATCATTAGCCCTTACTGAAACCCAAGCTCGGAACGAGCGCCACCCAAGCTCGGAACGAGCGCCACCCAAGCTCGGAACGAGCGCCACCCAAGCTCGGAACGAGCGCCACCCAAGCTCGGAACGAGCGCCACCCAAGCTCGGAACGAGCGCCACCCAAGCTCGGAACGAGCGCCACCCAAGCTCGGAACGAGCGCCACCCAAGCTCGGAACGAGTATTTTCAGCGCGTCTCAGACGAGTTCACCTCTTTTTAGAGCATTTCAGACGAGTTCATCCTACTATAAAACTTTCATCAACTATACTTATCGATCGTCCCCTTGACCATAAGCTACTTCGCATCAACAAGAGCACCTCAAGTCCTGTCTTGATCTCGCCATCGCCTTGGCTACCAAGCTCCATTAAATCTCTCATGTAAACCCGAAATATTTTAGTGTCACTTAAATAACTTAAACCAAAGTCCCTAAGAGCCTTTATAATGCCCAGCTTCAACTTTTCTTTACGCTTGGTGGAATGACAGATATCTGCCCAAGAACTGAACTCATAATCAGCGGCGTTCTCTACCATCTGAGCTCTTAAAGGATTCAGCTCGATATATTGCAAACAACGGATAAGAGCCTTGGTGTTTTTGAGCTGTATAGCTTTGTAACAATGATTGAAGAGCTGCCCTCTTCTGCTTTTCTCAAATTGTTGATTATACCAGACGGTAAAACGCTTCTGTAGATTCCCCATGAAATCACCCAAGTCATTCAAACGCTTAGTAAATTTGCGTACCTCGCAAGTTCGAGCATCAGGTACTTCTTCAAATGATTTATACTTTTTATAGCGATAGGCTGCTTGTTTCAAAGTAAGCTTTGATTCACGCTCCCTGCGAATGATGAAATGAGCATGAGTACTCATGATACAGTAATTAATTACTTCCAATTCATAAATACTTTCCAACCAAAAAACTAGCTTACGCAAATGAGTCTTATGCTCACGATTAAAGGCATAAGCCGAATTACCTAAGGTATTGTCAGGTACCTTTATAATCACATGATAGAATGTTACATCACTTTCCATATCATAGCTGCGTTTCATATTCATCTCCTTTCATTTCGGAGATAATTAACATGCTAATTTTTAATAGTGCAAATTTATACGCTAAATTCAGCTCTATTTTATTTATGTAAACTACTAAAAACAAAGGAGATAAAAATATTTTCAGCGCGTCTCAGACGAGTTCACCCTTTATTATTGATAGTCACCGATAAAGGCGCCCAAGCATCCAGTGATTTTTTGATGCTTTCCTGAGGACTCGATAAGACCACCATGGGAAGCAACATGAGTATAATCATTAGTTTGTTCATTTGATTCTCCTTCAATTAGCAAACTCACTATTCATGATAGCTTGTTCTAAGTCAGCTAGGGTTTGGTTCAGCTCTGCGTAACCGGCAGTCTTCTCACCCGTCGCTTCATTCATGTAAAGATCACGGCGCAGCTCGATCATGATGGCTTGTACACGCTCATCCTTTTGATAAAACTTCATCGGCACTAAGCAGCCTGGGAAGGGATCATTGATCCTCACATTGAAGCCTCGCGATTCAAAAAACTCGCGAAAGCCTTCGACTAAGTTCTGTGGTGTATGGTAAGCATCCGTGCCAAGACAGATCTCAGGACGCTCAGCACCCGTATAGCCTTCGTAGGACCTAGCAATCGCATTGAAGCTATGGCAATCAATCACCAAGGCCTTATTGCGCTTATAAAGGCTATAATCCACCATTTTTTCGAGTTTCTTATGATGGGGTCGGTAATAACGATTAAGTAATTCCTCTCGTCCTGCGGGACTTGCCTTGTGACGTAGTGGCAAGAGCTGTGAACCTCTTTCGTAGAGTACGCCCATACCTCGCTCTGCCATTAATTCCTCAGCATCATCTTCGAAGCGCTCGACATCCACGAGTAGACGACTCACGGGGAAGACTGCCCTATCCCACTTCCAATCAAATAAGTCATCCGTAAAATGATCCGTCATCTCTAATATTTCTTTATTCAATTGCTCAGGGCTAAGCAAGAACTCAATTAAATATTCTTCGGGAATATATGTAGAACTATGGGGGATATGTAAAATCAT from Lentisphaera profundi harbors:
- a CDS encoding 3-hydroxyacyl-CoA dehydrogenase/enoyl-CoA hydratase family protein, which codes for MSKINHVAILGAGVMGSQIAAHFANCGFSVSLLDLTSSGKRPSLISENAIKKLLKLSPSPLYTPQIINNITAGNFDQDFKNLNQADLIIEAVIEDLSIKQNLWDQICKHARKDAILATNTSGLPLKNIAKHFSSKSLKQFFGVHFFNPPRYQKLLELIPGPKTKPGLLEEFAEFARLHLGKGIVVAKDTPNFIGNRIGCYAMQKSMMPLFEDGFTIEEIDILTGPLMGRPKSATFRTLDLIGVDTILYVTANLHAAIKNDECRNEFIMPTPVKKMVKQGQLGAKSKKGFFSKIDGEIRSISFDDFEYHSPKAINLENVAKYKKIPDLVKRLGALYDDPGRIGDFYRKFLLSLLSYSARRIPEICHNHQDIDKAMKWGWAWQMGPFEIWQAIGFQKILTDLKALSYPIPEWISRVDPKVGFTQSKPPFIDQFTIKQKRMRLIIDYKDARLLNWKQGICVFEFTGKANTISSNVLDGIIDAVGYVEQNDDFKGILIANDSSMFSAGANLAEMAGHVQNRDFAPINDVVNKFQQMSQVIHYSKKPVIPVVQGRALGGACEVVMAAPHAVVAQESYMGLVELGVGLIPAGGGTMRMAKLAATMAAEQKAFLVEPLLRQNWLTIAMAKVSASALDAQQKHYLSPNATLVTNPERRLHVAAQVLLQLSELPYRAPQASKFLALGANAASTFKAGAYNMLQSHFISEYDYFLACKLAHVICGGELTRATMVDEQYILDLERETFLSLLGEKKSLARIESILKYNRPLRN
- a CDS encoding acetyl-CoA C-acyltransferase → MNNVYIVSSVRTPVGKANRGSLAHVAPLDYTTAVFKGAVDRVKNLKLEDIEDLMIGCATPEAEQGMNMAMQVGQAAGLGDHITGVTINRFCASGLQAIAMAHQSIACGHAQVLAAGGCESMSLLTLGGNNFVANPALNKIFPNAYLNMGNTAEAVAKKYKVSRASQDKFSLASHDKALRAIDQGLFNNEIIPLDIDLNYYHEGQLKNRKFRFSTDEGPRAGSTLESLGKLPPVFSVGGSVTAASSSQMSDGAACSILVNEQFVEERNLVPQARLVGFAVAPVPAHLMGMGPVAAIPKVLKQTGLELKDIGLIELNEAFASQSIAVINELGLDPKIINVNGGAIALGHPLGCTGAKLTATLLHEMERRSLRYGMVTMCVGGGMGAAGIFENLKI
- a CDS encoding acyl-CoA dehydrogenase, with the protein product MNYLANTSLYISIPLFVLILTVLAYRNFPGFFWVIAIALFVAGYTTSPLPLIIVLAISAIFIIPPIRTMLLSKPIMAFLGKIGLLPAISQTEREAIDAGTVWVEKEFFSGKPDFKRIFAQSYPSLNAEEQAFLDGPTEELCKMVSDYDIACRGDLTPETWAFIKKAGFLSMIIPKEYGGLAFSALAVSSVCSKLASHSSPLSITVMVPNSLGPGELLSHYGTQAQKDHYLPRLADGREIPCFGLTEPMAGSDAGSISSEAEIFKKEDGELYLRFNFKKRYITLAAVSTVIGLAFKLRDPQNFLGKGTELGITCALIPSDAPGIRLGRRHDPLGASFFNCPINGENVELPLEKHIIGGLDGVGIGWRMLMNCLSAGRAVTLPATSTGTSKMCNRAVGAYAKVRKQFGMSIGQFEGIQEAMCEVGAYNYMLEAARIYTCGGVDSGEKPSVVSALAKYHFTETVRKSINHAMDISGGSGISRGPKNIFANAYTSTPIAITVEGANILTRTMIIFGQGLIRCHPTAMDEVNAIENNDAKAFDKALWTHISFVVSNLTRAKLLTLTRGWLSPVPSGPFSKYLRRINWASALFATFADMAMGSYGGGLKRAERITGRFGDMLSWMYFACTIIRRYEHEGQKKEDLAHATWALDYCMENMSTAFDGILQNIQVPLLSPILRVVLRPFFRLNCFGSGPDDKTGRKIALAMMTPGEQRDRFSYGMYIPSFERPGLGQLEDAFVDLSKADVLLAKIKKSGVKAKHPTQMIKEGLENTSINEKDASFLTHTIHKCEDAIQVDEFNVDDYAATRSPSALT
- a CDS encoding 3'-5' exonuclease is translated as MDFVAIDFETATAKRNSACAVAIITVEKGVIVDEYSELIQPPNNEYSWRNIDVHGIEPHHTMYKADFEDLYPEIRKRLTGKLVVAHNESFDRSVMTRSMEYYDLDYADLGVAERWVCTVKLYKAQGFKPAKLNILCDHFGIPLKHHDALSDARACAELYKRSLMG
- a CDS encoding transposase; the protein is MKRSYDMESDVTFYHVIIKVPDNTLGNSAYAFNREHKTHLRKLVFWLESIYELELINYCIMSTHAHFIIRRDRESKLSLIQAAYLYKKYKSLEEVPDARTCEVRKFAKRLNDLGDFMGNLQKRFTVWYNQQFEKCRRGQLFNHCYKAIQIKNTKALIRCLQYIELNPLRAQMVTNVTDYEFSSWADICHSTKRKEKLKLGIIKALRDFGLSYLSDTKIFRVYMRDLMELGSQGDREIKTGLEVLLLMRSSLWSRGRSISIVDESFIVG
- a CDS encoding acyltransferase family protein; the protein is MKMNNRVLSLDILRGICIMIVLIHHVSIDSIPNMPELSGLTGFIFWKIRGLGWSGVDLFFVLSGFLIGGLLLSELEQFKKINIKRFLLRRGLKIWPSYYLLIVVLALFGATNWIREGDFSDQLTQVIVHVLYLQNYFDIGTNGPTWSLTIEEHFYTILPFLILAIYNFSGKVNKNLKSLPIVMSIIIILIIVNRFIHSYNVDDLKNHFMLSHFRFDSLLAGVVIQYFYRNNKEKMKALLAKHQLTIFSLAFLCVIPSMFWGRNTPFMFTLGFALLTLGYGLILSRVICHGFGSFESTYAAKALAHIGCWSYNIYLWHFFLPKLFKPFYEPIQIAISNINTLPEIVLLIQATFYIGLSILVGYLATVIIEKPFLKLRSKYVPQGFKPNVI